GTGCTGCGGAGTCCGGGCATCGGGATCATCGGCGTGGGCGAGGGGACCGCGCTGGGCTTCACCCGGCACCTGTTCGAGTATCTCCAGATCGACCCCAACGCCTTTTACCGCGAGGCCGAGCCGACCTGGAAGCTGGGGATCAAGTTCCTGTGGGGCAAGCGCGATTACTTTTACTACGCGTTCGGGCCGGAGTACGACCGTCAGCTACCCGGCATGCCGCGCCCGATGGGGTACTACTGCGGCGAGACCGATTCGCTCGCGAACGTCGGCCCGTTCTCTGCGTTTATGGACTCGGACTTCGCCTTCATGCGCCACGCCAGCGGGCGTCCCGAGATGCACAACCACTTGGCGTTCCACTTCGAGAACAAGAAGCTGGCGGCCTGGCTCGAGCAGTGCTGCCGCAAGCTGAAGGTCGGCTTCATGGAGGCGACCATCCAGGAGGTCTCGGTCGGCGAGGCCGGGGTAGAGGCGTTGCACGCCGACGACGGCCGCAAGATCAAGGCCGACCTCTATGTCGATGCGTCGGGGTTCCGCTCCGAGCTTCTGGGGCGTGCGCTTGATGTCCCGTTTATCAGCTATGCCGACGCGCTGTTCTGTGACCGTGCGGTGCTCGGCGGCTGGGCCCGCACCGATGAGCCGGTCCACCCCTACACCACGAGCGAGACCATGGAGGCGGGCTGGTGCTGGCAGATCGACCACGAACGGATCATCAACCGCGGCTATGTCTATAGCTCGGCGTTTATCAGCGACGAGGACGCGGAGGCCGAGTTCCGCAAAGCCAACCCGAAGGTGGAGGGGCCTTCGCGTATCGTCAAGTTCCGTTCGGGCCGGTACGCGGAAACCTGGGTGAAGAACGTCGTCGGGGTGGGCAACGCCTCGGGGTTCGTCGAGCCGTTGGAGGCGACCGCGTTGCAGGTGATCGCGATGACCTCGCAGGGCGTCGCGAGCATGCTCGCCGAGGGCGGCGGCCGCGTCACGCAGAGCCTCCGGCGTCAGCTCAACCGTTTCAACGCACGCAACTGGGACTCGATCCGCGATTTCCTTGCGCTACACTACAAGTTCAACGACCGGCTGGACAACCCGTTCTGGCGGCACTGCCGCGCCGAAACCCCGCTGGGGGACGCCGCGGAGTTCGCCGAGATCTACCAGGACAACGGCCCGGTCGTCACCGCCATGGGGGCCGCCATCCCCAACGACGACCAGTTCGGCACCGCGGGCTACCTCACGATGTTTGTCGGCATGGACGTGCCCTACACCAACCCGCACCACGCGAGCGCCGGCGAGCGGCAGGCCTGGCAGCAGGCGAATGAGCACTACAAGGCCCTCGCGCGGAACGGTGTGCCGGTGACCGAGGCGCTGGACTACATCCGCAAAAACGGCGTGCCGGCCTGAGCCTCTGTCCGACTAGATATGAATCTCCCGTGCCTTGTCTCCACGCCGTCATCCGTCGGGCATCTGCTCCAGCATCCGCACTATGTAGCGCAGCGCGTTGAGCTCCAGCCGGAGCGCCGCAGCGTTCTTCTCGGAGGCGGGCTGCTCAAACAGCGACGCGATTTTTTTCAGTCGGCCCGCCCGCTCCGCCTCGGCCCAGGCGCGGTGCTTCTCGATCGCCGCCGTGTCCTCCGACGCAATCGCGTCGTCCAACGACTCGCGCACCTCCATCACCTCCATCAGCAGATCCGGCGGCAGCGCCTTGGCGTTGTCGTCGCCCGGCGTTGCCGACCCGCCGCGCAGCACCAGCAGCGCCCGCGCCCGTGACTCGGGGTCACGCAGCACACGGTGGGCCTGCGTCACCCGCGACATCCTGTCGGCCGCGTCTGCCTGCGCCAGCGGGTCTGCAAACCGGTCGGGGTGGCATCGCGAACTCTCGGCCAGGAACCGCGCCTGCAGCGCCGCGGCGTCCAGCTCAAACGTGGGCTCGATACCCAGAAATCCAAAGGGGTCGTCCATCCCCAGAGTGTAGTATCATGCCCGGCCCTCCACGCGGGTGTGGCGGAATTGGCAGACGCGCCAGATTTAGGTTCTGGTGGGGTAATACCCGTGAAGGTTCGAGTCCTTTCACCCGCATTTGATCGCACGATCGCTTCCCATGCGAAGCCCACAGATTTTATCTGTGGGTGCCATGACTCCCCAAATCCTCAAGCAAGCCACACCCCACTCGACAGCCGCGCCGACAAAGATATACTGTGCGGCTCGCCCCCACGCCCGGGTGGCGGAACTGGCAGACGCGCCGCGTTGAGGTCGCGGTGGGAGTTAAATCCCTTGGAGGTTCGAATCCTCTCCCGGGCATTTACACCCTTCGTTCATCGGAGGGTGTTTTTTGTGGGCTACACAGACTCAAGTTTGACAAGACAACCGCCTTCTGGGTTCGTCCCGTTTGGGGATCGCCGAGAAGGCGGTTGAAGTGGGGTCAAATGCTCTGTATCGCTGCGCGATTACGAAGTCTCTAGCGCATCGCCATCGCGTCGAAGCGGGGTTTGGGTTTTGTGGTCGCGGCGATGGGGGCGGGCGTCTGGGCGGTTGTTTTGGGTTTGACGAGGTCGAGGGCGCTGGGGGGGCGTTGGGTGTTGGCGGCTTGTTGCTGGGCGGGGGTGAGGGGGGTGTTGGCGCTTAGCGTGGTGGCCACGTTTGCATTTGCCTGGCGTGTGGTCGGCGGGGTGGCTGGGGTTGGCGTTGGGGTTGCGTTGGCGGGTCGGCGTTGGGGGGTGGGCTGGTCGGGGCGCGGGCGCTGGCTGGGGATGGGGGTGTCGTTGCCTGCGCCGTTGTTGTTATCACCTGCATCGCCGTGGTTTCCCGTACCGCTGTTGTTGCCGGGGGTGTCGTTGTTGTTACTTTCCGGGTCGTCTGCCACGTCACCGTTGCTCGTCGGGTTGGCGGGTGTTGTGCCGTTGCCGAAGTTGTTGATGACGATGTTGAGGTCGCCGGCGCCGACGGTGCCGGAGTTGTCCAGGTCGGCGTTGGCGGCTTCGGGGCTTGATGCTGCGGCGTCGCCCCAGAGCGCGAGGAGGGCGTCGAGGTCGGCCGCGCCGACGAAGCCGTCGCCGGTGATGTCGCCGACAATCCCTGCCGATTCGCCACTTCCGGGGGTGCCGTGGTTGTTGAGTGATGCGCGCGCCAGTTGTTGCCGTCGCTGTAGTCGGCCTCGGTGTCGTTGACGACGAGCGATGGGCCGTCGCCGTCGGGCGTGGTGGGCCAGTCGGCTTCGCCGGCGCCCGTACCGTCCTCGTAACGGAAGTCGAGGATCGTTGAGCCGTTGGCGTCGTTGAGCTTGAGTGATTCGCCGCCGTTGGCGAGGTTGCCGGTGTACTCGGCGATGGCGTCGACGCTGTCGACGACCTGCTGGCCGTAGCGCTCGGTGAACGCGGCGAGGTCGGCGACGAGCAGTGCGCGTTGTCCGGGCGCGAGGGGGACGGGGCCGGCGGCGGTGACGGCGAGGTTGTCGAACCAGGCGGTGACGGCTTCGTTTTCGAAGGTGGACTGGCTGTAGTACGCGCCCAATGAGAGCAGGTGCGTGCCGGCGGTGAGGTCGAGCGTGATGCTGAACGGCTGCCAGCCGGTGTCGGTGGGCGGGCCGTTGTTGCCGTCGCCGGTGAGCGAGACAAGTGAGCCGTTGAGCGCGCTGCCCAGGCGGACGCCGGCGAATTCGGCGATGGCCTGGCCGATCTCGTTGGACTCGAACCCGCCGCCGTAGAGGAATCGGAAGTCGAAGTCGATGGTGACGGGTCCGTCGCTGGCGAGGGTGATGAGGCGTGTGTAGGCGCCCGATGATGCGTCGTTGGCGTTGCCCGATGCGCCGGTCGCGAGGTCGACGCGGATGGCTCCGCCGCCGTCGTTGCCGCCGGTGGCGTCGTGTGTGCCGCTGCCGACGCCGGTCTCGGTCGTTCCGTTGAAGGTGTTGTCCTCGTAGGTGAAGCCCGCGACGCCGGTAGTGAAAGTGGCGCTGAAGATGTTCGTGTTAGCGCCGGTGAACGACGCGTCGCTGAGCCCGTTGTCGATCGACACGCCGGCGAGGTCGATCGTCTCGGTCGCGGAGGTGTTGATGAGCTCGATGAACTCGAATTGGTCGCCGTCGGTGAACCCGGCGAGCTGCTCGGAAGCCGTCGGCCCGGTGGGGTTGTAGTGCAGCTCGACGATGCGCAGGTGTTCTTGCTCGGGCGACGGGTCGCCGACGTAGGTCTTGGTCGCGGCGGTCGTTCCGTTGGCGCGTTTGATCGTGATCGTCTCACTGAACGACGAGAGGTGGCCGCTGTCCCACTGCTGGACAAAGTGGCCCTGGCCGCCGGTCGGACCGGTGGTGCGGGCGCGGAACGCGCTGCTGGACGGTGTGATGTACAGCGTCTGGCCCGCGCCGATGACGGTGCCCGGCGCGAAGCTGTGCGTGATCGCGCCTTCGACCGTCCAGCCGGTGAGGTCGAGCGCGAAGGCGTTGTTGTTGATGAGCTGGATGTATTCCTGGTCCTGGTCGCCGCCAGCGGGGTTGAACTCGACATTGCCGATGGTCAGCGACGGGTTGGCGATCTGTGCGTCGGGGATGCCCGCGTTGTCGGGGTAGCCGGGATTGTTGATGGAATGGTTGACGTAGAGGTGCTGGCGTCGGCGGGTAGCGTAGTCGTTGAGGATGACGTTGATGGCGTCGTTGAACGACTGGTTTGAGCCCCAGGTCCAGGGGTCGGCCCACTCGGCGTAGTCGAGCGCGACGTCGTCGGCGGCGAGGTCGCGCATCTCGATCACGCGCTGGTTGAACCAGCTCTGTGCGACGTTGCCGTTGGGGTCACCCAACACGAGGTCCATGCCCGAGCGCAGCCGACGCAGGAACATTTCCTGGATCAGCGAGTCGGTGAGCAGCGCGTCCATGAGCCGGTTCCAGTTCTGGTTCCACTCACGGAATTGTTCGGTGTTGACAAACGGGTGCGACGGCGCGACGGTGCCGGGCCGGCCGGAGACCGAGTCGTTGTCGGCGTAGATGGTGTCGGAGAAGGACGTGCCGACCCAGTTGGACCCGATCGCCAGGTCGTGGTCCCACGGGAGGAAGAGCCACTCGCCGGTGCCCTCGGTATCGCGGTACATGTAGTGGTTTTTGTGGGGGTTATCGTTCTGGTGGGTGAGGACGGTGGCGACCAGATAGTTGAGCGTCGCGGGCAGGTCGATGTTGTCGAAGAGGTAGTTGTGCAGCGCGGTGCCCGAGAGCCCGTTGACGTTGCTGATGAGGTCGGCGAGGTCGGCGTTACCCTCGAAGTCGCGTGTCTTTTTGTCGTAGCCGTTGGCGCTGGTGAAGGAGTTGAAGCTCTTGTAGAGCGCGCCGTTGGGGTCGAGCCCTTCGTGGATGAGCAGGTCCTCGTCGGGCTGCTCGACGAAGGCGGCGACGGAGAAGAACCCGCCGTTCTGCTCGACGCGCCAGAGCTGTGACTCGGAGCCCGGCGCACCGAGCAGGTCGTAGATCTCGAAGGCCAGCGGCTGGCGGATGTAGGCCTTGTCCGTGATCGTGGTGTTGAGGTTGATCTCATCGACCGCGCGTTCGCCTTCGGCCCAGATGAAGTTGTCGCCCTTGTTGAACTCGAACTTGAAGCTCTTCTTGGAGGTCGCCTGCGAGCTTGCGCCGCGCTGACGGACGAAGACGTTGTCGTAGAACCGGCCATTGAAGAAGACGGACGCGCGGGTGCCGCCTGTGCCTTCTGCGGCATTGG
The sequence above is a segment of the Phycisphaeraceae bacterium D3-23 genome. Coding sequences within it:
- a CDS encoding lamin tail domain-containing protein, whose protein sequence is MPHPANRPSRNTSAQPLESLEPRLLFTAVPLITEFLASNDTVLDDEDGDSSDWIEIYNAGDTALDLDGWHLTDRADDLTQWTFPSVSLDPGEYLVVFASNKDRADADGTELHTNFALSAGGEYLALVEADGTTVADEYAPEYPAQSTDVSYGIAQQVTQTTLIDEGDNARFTVPTGPVAGWNTLGFNDSGWTLGPTGIGYETSPADFSTHIESTVPSTTPSLYMRQTFNIADTADISQLELRLRYDDGFLAYLNGVLVASANDPAGVTYNSNSTVEHPDPQAVEFVSFNLSQHIDELVAGNNVLAIQALNQPSSSDMLIEPKLIASTIGGTSTLGYMITPTPGALNIITGPIIESVTQNPPQPGANQNLVIEASVAANANPLDRVDLHYRVNYAGETAVQIFDNGLGSDAVAGDGVFTGVISSGLYAAGDMVRWYVTAEDTGGTVSRAPVFLDTDGEDQDPEYFGTVVADPATTSDLPIFQWFVQNPNAAEGTGGTRASVFFNGRFYDNVFVRQRGASSQATSKKSFKFEFNKGDNFIWAEGERAVDEINLNTTITDKAYIRQPLAFEIYDLLGAPGSESQLWRVEQNGGFFSVAAFVEQPDEDLLIHEGLDPNGALYKSFNSFTSANGYDKKTRDFEGNADLADLISNVNGLSGTALHNYLFDNIDLPATLNYLVATVLTHQNDNPHKNHYMYRDTEGTGEWLFLPWDHDLAIGSNWVGTSFSDTIYADNDSVSGRPGTVAPSHPFVNTEQFREWNQNWNRLMDALLTDSLIQEMFLRRLRSGMDLVLGDPNGNVAQSWFNQRVIEMRDLAADDVALDYAEWADPWTWGSNQSFNDAINVILNDYATRRRQHLYVNHSINNPGYPDNAGIPDAQIANPSLTIGNVEFNPAGGDQDQEYIQLINNNAFALDLTGWTVEGAITHSFAPGTVIGAGQTLYITPSSSAFRARTTGPTGGQGHFVQQWDSGHLSSFSETITIKRANGTTAATKTYVGDPSPEQEHLRIVELHYNPTGPTASEQLAGFTDGDQFEFIELINTSATETIDLAGVSIDNGLSDASFTGANTNIFSATFTTGVAGFTYEDNTFNGTTETGVGSGTHDATGGNDGGGAIRVDLATGASGNANDASSGAYTRLITLASDGPVTIDFDFRFLYGGGFESNEIGQAIAEFAGVRLGSALNGSLVSLTGDGNNGPPTDTGWQPFSITLDLTAGTHLLSLGAYYSQSTFENEAVTAWFDNLAVTAAGPVPLAPGQRALLVADLAAFTERYGQQVVDSVDAIAEYTGNLANGGESLKLNDANGSTILDFRYEDGTGAGEADWPTTPDGDGPSLVVNDTEADYSDGNNWRAHHSTTTAPPEVANRQGLSATSPATASSARPTSTPSSRSGATPQHQAPKPPTPTWTTPAPSAPATSTSSSTTSATAQHPPTRRATVTWQTTRKVTTTTPPATTAVRETTAMQVITTTAQATTPPSPASARAPTSPPPNADPPTQPQRQPQPPRRPHARQMQTWPPR
- a CDS encoding tryptophan 7-halogenase, with product MQSKPVDRVVVLGGGSAGLMAAMTLKQKLPTLDVTVLRSPGIGIIGVGEGTALGFTRHLFEYLQIDPNAFYREAEPTWKLGIKFLWGKRDYFYYAFGPEYDRQLPGMPRPMGYYCGETDSLANVGPFSAFMDSDFAFMRHASGRPEMHNHLAFHFENKKLAAWLEQCCRKLKVGFMEATIQEVSVGEAGVEALHADDGRKIKADLYVDASGFRSELLGRALDVPFISYADALFCDRAVLGGWARTDEPVHPYTTSETMEAGWCWQIDHERIINRGYVYSSAFISDEDAEAEFRKANPKVEGPSRIVKFRSGRYAETWVKNVVGVGNASGFVEPLEATALQVIAMTSQGVASMLAEGGGRVTQSLRRQLNRFNARNWDSIRDFLALHYKFNDRLDNPFWRHCRAETPLGDAAEFAEIYQDNGPVVTAMGAAIPNDDQFGTAGYLTMFVGMDVPYTNPHHASAGERQAWQQANEHYKALARNGVPVTEALDYIRKNGVPA